CCTCCTCCTTACAGGTTCAGAAAATCATGGGTCCCCCGAGCGTTAGAGGTACTGCCCAAgacatatgtatataatatatattagacAAACATACCATGTGCTGTCGAAATACTTGCTTCTGGTAGGCTGGAAGATGTgcatttaaaatacaatgcacagGTAGTTCCAGTCGGTTTAATCTCATTCCACATTTATTCCACAcagatcacaaacacacagacgtTTGTGTCAACACTCCCCTgtcatttttttatcattaaattagCATCGATACTGCTTTCTGAGCAACAAGTTGGTAACATCGTTATTTTTGAAGTTTTTAAACTTGCAGAGAAGTGCTGCATGGATGCAGGTAAttaacacacacattctctctctctctctttctctatgattcattttgattactttaaataaatgtaatcatacTGCACTTCTTCGTGTCTTGAGTTAAGGGTGCAAAATTCTTTATCTAGCGAACTAAAGTGACTGGTATTGTATTCGGCGGTTCTTTGCCTCCCGTGTTGTGCGTTCTAATGCATGCctagctgttttaaatgtgaGTGCAGTTTAAAAACTAAAGTTGGAAAAAAACGAGTGAAATAAACAATTTCCTCTTTCCATTCACAAATTTCTGTGGCTTTCAGCTGTTGTTAAGTTTCCTGCCCTtctcattttttaaacattagaaactaataaataatacaagATAAATACTGAGACCATTGAAAACATATATTCACAGAAAATTGTGAAAAAACTGGCTGGTGGCTAGGTGTTAGTttcctcctctgatgaaatcaTACTGTACATTTCTTTGCTAATCTTATGTTTGGCATTGTTTTAAAGGACTTTGGAGATGGAGGAGCTTTTCCAGAGATCCATGTGGCCCAGTTTCCTCTAGAAATGGGTAGGAAGAAAAGGACCTCCAATGCTTTGGCAGTGCAAGTGGATGCAGAGGGCAAGATCAAATATGATGCCATTGCTAGACAAGGTCAAAGCAAAGACAAGGTGCCTTATCATCTTGTGTCATTGAATCATTCCTGTTTTCAGTAGCTCACAGTTGAAGTGGATGtgatgtcttatttttttttattattttttttttataggtcattttcagtaaatacACAGACATGCTTCCTAAGGAAGTGCTGAACGAAGATGATCCTGAGCTGCAGAAGCCAGATGAAGAGGCTGTACAAGAGGTGAGgtcacttaagaaaaaaaaatatattaaaatagtggcTTTCTCTGCTTTTCAGCGGTAGctgacaaataaaataatgaaatgggaTTTTCTTGTCTGGTGTTATTGCTACTATTCTGCCGTGCAACTGGCGAAAGGCCGTAAATTTTTTTGGGCCGAATATGAGTGATCGATATTTTTGGGACATTCAAAGACCTCCTTTATCATGTGGATAAGTAACGTGAGTCAATTTCGTTATTTCAACAGTAACTTTCAAAAGCCCAGGAGGACCTAAGGCAGTGACGGCGTAGTATGATCGCACATAAAATCACTAGTAACAGCTCGCAGTTAAATCCATATCCTAGCTTTTCATATAAACTGTTCAAATCCATGACAATGAACATCATCAGAGAGGTTTAATCTACAAGCATTCTAAAACATTATTCCTACTTGCTCGTCAAGCCAGCATGATCAaactgtccttttttttttcttccctgttGCTGTAGCTCACAGAAAAGACCAGAGCAGCTCTGCAGAAACAGGTCTCGCAGAAAATTGCAGCCGCCATGCCTGTACGTGCTGCAGACAAACAGGCCCCAGCACAATATATCAGGTAAGAGCAGTTCCACTGATGAATGCTCTGTCACTTGGAGTATACATAAATGTGCTGGGATCACTACAGTCAAAAGTATATTAAGAGTACGATGTTCATTACAACAGCAGATTCATTAATTAAATTccctcatttaaaatatatatatataattaaaaagtgcAGCTTGTGCATGAATTATTTGGTACAAGCCAGTTTATTGTTTGTGCTTTAAAGCTGTCTAAATCACTCTTTATAAGGCTGGAATAGTGGCCCCCTTGTGCTTCCATTTGAATAGTATTACTGTAAcaatttttgctttaaatacattGAAATGTGAGTCAGTTATTTTCTAAAGTAATAGAGATGATGCCACAGATGCTGTATCGAAcctgaaatatttctttaaagtcAATCAGTGATTTTTCTGAGTAGTTGTCTTTGCATTGTGAGATGTTGACAGCATTTTGTATTTGAGTTTAAGTTCACAGAATGTTTTTAACTgtgtggatattttttttttttttctttttttttttttttttaaggtacacGCCTTCACAGCAAGGACTTGCATTTAACTCTGGAGCAAAACAGAGAGTCATCCGTATGGTGGAAATGCAGAAGGATCCTATGGAACCTCCGCGATTCAAGTATGTGGCCTTAATCTGGGATTTAAGTGAGAGTGAGTGCAATCTGTGTGGGGAAACTCACAAGAAACACAGTGATTGTTTTCTAACAGAATCAATAAGAAAATTCCTCGTGGACCTCCATCTCCTCCTGCTCCAGTCATGCACTCTCCAAGCAGAAAGGTAGGAGTCCAGCTTCCGACAACTATTGATCTCACCATCGATAGGCATCGGCTTTGTTTACACACAGAAACCtgtctggagaaaaaaaagatttacctcaaagtgtccatgttttttttgttttttttttatagatgacTGTGAAAGAACAGCAGGAGTGGAAGATTCCACCTTGTATTTCCAACTGGAAGAACGCAAAGGTATCGCTGAGCCTCCATCAATTATTCATCTTTTTATTGTTGGTTAAAAATATTGACCGTGAATACATCTGGGTTGCTTTCACACACCTCTCATTGTTTCTTCTCAGGGTTATACCATTCCACTGGACAAGCGTTTGGCTGCTGACGGACGAGGACTTCAAACTGTCCACATCAATGAGAACTTTGCCAAGCTGGCCGAGGCTTTGTACATTGCAGACAGAAAGGTAGACAACATTCCCTTAACACAGAGTCCCACACTGCTAAGATTCCTGACTTTGAGGAAGTTTAGAAATCTTCAGGACTTCGTTAAACATTACAGAACAGTTTCTCAGGCTGATTGCTGCAACTGTCGGCTATGGGAAAAATCCATACCGATTGTTTTTGTAGTTTGTGTCCGTTGCCTGAGAAGCTCTGCTGTCTTTATACAGTGCCTCTAGAGACGAAATTACTGACGCCTTGTGCAGTTTATTTTGACACGTGACACTGTGTGCTGCACAGAGGCAGGACACTTAAGATGCGAGTTTAAAACAGACAGTGAaatgtgtgtatacagtacacTATAGTGCATGCTTTCAAATCATTAAGTTATTAATTTGTTGACTAGATGCTGCATTAGTTGTGAAAGACTAATTGGACTTAATTTGACATCAAGGCTGAGAGGACGCATCAAAACACAAAACTGTGTTACCTAAACACCGGTCACACCCAAATATTTGATGTCACGATTGTTACCTATTTCCATTA
The sequence above is a segment of the Carassius gibelio isolate Cgi1373 ecotype wild population from Czech Republic chromosome A20, carGib1.2-hapl.c, whole genome shotgun sequence genome. Coding sequences within it:
- the LOC127938356 gene encoding SNW domain-containing protein 1 isoform X2, with translation MQDFGDGGAFPEIHVAQFPLEMGRKKRTSNALAVQVDAEGKIKYDAIARQGQSKDKVIFSKYTDMLPKEVLNEDDPELQKPDEEAVQELTEKTRAALQKQVSQKIAAAMPVRAADKQAPAQYIRYTPSQQGLAFNSGAKQRVIRMVEMQKDPMEPPRFKINKKIPRGPPSPPAPVMHSPSRKMTVKEQQEWKIPPCISNWKNAKGYTIPLDKRLAADGRGLQTVHINENFAKLAEALYIADRKAREAVEMRAQVEKKMAQKEKEKKEEKLRELAKMARDRRAGIKAHGDKGGEDTEVRERDEIRHERRKERQHDRNISRAAPDKRSKLQRDQDRDVSELIALGQPNPRTSSEAQYDQRLFNQNKGMDSGFAGGEDEIYNVYDQPFRSGRDMAQNIYRPSKNADKDMYGDNLDTLMQSSRFVPDREFSGADHGPRRDGPVQFEEDPFGLDKFLEEAKQHGGSKRASTSGRSKDYDHEKKRRKE